TTGCTCGTTCCTTGCTCAGTTTTGCGGCAATGTACGCGCCACTTAAGACGGTGCAGTGCAAAAACGGCGAAACCCGTTCGGATACGAGTATCTGTCCACGCCTCGGAATGATGGGAATGTCCACACCCAACTTTTCGAACATCTTTGGCGTCCAGACGCCGGTTGTAACAATGATGGCGTCCCCATATATGCAATCTCCGTTCGATGTCTCGACACCAGTCACTCGATGTGTTTCTGCAATTAGCCCCGTGACATGCGTATGGAGCAGGATTTGTGCACCGTTTTGAGCCGCCTTGCGGGCCATCGAAAAACTGACGTTGAGCGGATTTACTTCCGCATCGTTTGACCACCAGGTAGAACCGAGAATGTGTTCCGACAGTTCTGGTTGCATGCGCCGTGCCTCTTCACCTGATAAGAGCTGCACGTCCAGCCCAGCGCTGCGCTGCCGCTCGACCAGGGAAGAGATGGCCTCGAGTTCCGCTGCAGTCTCAATCAGTATCATGCCGCCGCCTTCGCGATACTCAAGATTCGCATCTAGCTCCGCCTCAAGGTTTTTGTACATGGCTGCACTTTCAACCGCCAAGTCAAGGGTGGGTCCTGGCGTTTTGGATTGAAGCATGATGGCTCTATCGCACGATCCCGATGTACCCGCCGCGATATCCCTAGACTCTACGAGCACAACGTCCACACCGAGTTGAGAGAGGTAATATGCGGTGGAAGTACCAATGATGCCGCCACCTA
The Alicyclobacillus curvatus genome window above contains:
- a CDS encoding FAD-binding oxidoreductase, whose translation is MDYRVIVIGGGIIGTSTAYYLSQLGVDVVLVESRDIAAGTSGSCDRAIMLQSKTPGPTLDLAVESAAMYKNLEAELDANLEYREGGGMILIETAAELEAISSLVERQRSAGLDVQLLSGEEARRMQPELSEHILGSTWWSNDAEVNPLNVSFSMARKAAQNGAQILLHTHVTGLIAETHRVTGVETSNGDCIYGDAIIVTTGVWTPKMFEKLGVDIPIIPRRGQILVSERVSPFLHCTVLSGAYIAAKLSKERATEDSVGIGLSMGQTGHGQLLIGGSREFAGFDLGTSPEVTRAIAERAVRVFPHLANVNIIRTFSGLRPYTPDGKPIISDVPQWPGLYIAAGHEGDGIALAPVTGKLAARMACGLNPGRDLSPFSLSRFDASQFNASQFSPLQVNSPQLRSSEIADMGVH